The nucleotide sequence CGAATTTTCCAAAACCTAAATACTCACTTGTGCGAGGATCAATAAACGATAAGCTTATATTTTCAGACCATAGCCGAATTGCACCTAAAATTGAAAGTGTATGATTTTTAACCCAGGAAGATTTTTCCTTAAAGTTAGCTAAATGAATTAAAACCGTGACTAGCCAGGGCAAAAAAATGAAAAAACCTGCAATAGTTGCAATTAAAAATGCTTTGATTTTGGGAGTGAATCGAAACGATTCAACTAAAAATATGTAAGCAAAATAGCCCCCAATAACAAACAAGAAGAAAAGTTGGGAATAGAGACCTATTGCTAAAGAAATAGAAAATATAAGCCAGGCAATCCACTTCTGTGTGCGCATTGCCCAAAGAAGGGAAGCACCGGAGAACAGGATAACTAAAGTAAATAAACTATAGGGTCTGGCTTCCTGGGCATACAAGACTTGAAAGGGAGATATGCAAAAAAGCGCCGTTGCAACCTTACTTACCAGCGATGAGCCAAATAATTCTAAGCAAAGCCAGTAAATACAGGGCAGAGTAAGTATGCTTAGAATGGCTGAAGCACTACGTAATACTGCAATTGAATGCCCAAACCATTCAACAAAAGATCGAGCGATCAAAAAATAGAGTGGTGGATGTACATCTGTATAAAGCTTGTACAGAGAATCACCTAAATTCCGATCAGAATTAGGATATTGAAATTTTAAGAACGTTTCAACGCCAACTGGATTTATACCGGAAAACTTATCGATCAACTCTGTATCGGAGTAGCCTGATACAACTGAGAATGTATGTGTCTCATCTACCCACACAGGCTTCCTGTCAAGATTGGCAACTCTAAAAAATAAGCCAAGTACCAGTAGAATAATGAATAAAAGCTTTAACCAGTTCTGGTTTGAGAAAGTGTTACTTAAAAAGTGTCTTTGCTTTTTCAATTGTTTTGTGAGCATCATTCTTTCCCAATAAACTTACCAAAATGGTCTACTCGTTACCATAGATGCGGCTATTAGCTTGCCTCTCTGAGTAGAAAAAGGTATCACCGTATTAACGAGAGATTCTGCCAACCAGGAAAGCTAATTTTTGCTGAAATCTTATGTCAGAAAAATCTCTACAAATCCAAACGTTTTTGTATTCTCGGCAAGAAAATACTTTCGCCCTCAAGTGGCAGATCATCCTCACATCCCTCGCAGCCAGTCCTAAACGAAACGCCTCAAGAATTTAGCTCTTCTGAAGATTAAAGTTAAAATGACAGAACCGAATAAAGCCACTAGAAACTCTGCGATGGTAGCTAACCCCGGAAACAGTTGTGATATATGGCTAAAGACGTTCAGTTGACTAGCTAATAAGCCATGTGTAAAGAATAGATGGAGTGTGTAAATTCCCAAAGAGCAGCCAGAAATAAATTTCACCATTTGGGAAGGCTTACCATTGGATAGCAAAGCAAAATACAAAAGCAGCCAGGAACCAAAAACTAACGACAATCTTGCATAGTGCAGTAGATCATTAAAATACTTCCATTCAATAAATGAGAACAGTATAAATAAGAAGAGTAATGTATAAACTTTTGGCTTGAGATTTACCGCTTTTCCTGTAGATTCCATAGAACGAAAGTCTTTGACCGCAATAGATGCTGTAAAGATATAAGGCAAGAAATTCAACGGGTTATAGTCCCACTTACCAAGGTTGGCAAGAACCTGAAATAATCTTGAACTACTCTCGTTAGAACTATCAACAAATTGGCTGCAAACTCCAAATATAACAATTAAAGCGCAGGCAAGAATCAATAAGAAGTAAGTGTAAGCTATTTTGATCGTTGGTTTTCTGATTCTTCCAACTAAAAGAATTACAATTTCAGTTAAGAATGTGATAAAGATGAGAGAAAAGAAAAAGTAAAGTGGAGAGTTACAACCACTGACTATAAATTCAAATAATCGCCTGGGTGATGAAAGGTTGTTCCTAAGCGCTTCAACGTTTCCATTTAGTAGAGTATCAAATATGATTTTTGAAGTTACCCAGAACAGGTATAGCGAAACCAGTTTAGGAAGTCTTTTTTTGAAGAAATAGCTGGATCCTGAAACTTCGCTCTTAATATAAAAGAGAAATAACGAAATTTGAAAGAAAACGGGAACAGCGAGATAGGCAACATTTGCCACCAAAATATTTGACAGTTTGACAGGTCCTAGCTTAAGAAGCTCAGCATGGAGAGCAACTATTGCGATTGAGAAAAAGGCACGTAGAAAATCAAAGCCTTCCAGATTGTTAACCTGTTTATTTGCAGAAACAACTTGGG is from Leptothermofonsia sichuanensis E412 and encodes:
- a CDS encoding glycosyltransferase family 39 protein, yielding MMLTKQLKKQRHFLSNTFSNQNWLKLLFIILLVLGLFFRVANLDRKPVWVDETHTFSVVSGYSDTELIDKFSGINPVGVETFLKFQYPNSDRNLGDSLYKLYTDVHPPLYFLIARSFVEWFGHSIAVLRSASAILSILTLPCIYWLCLELFGSSLVSKVATALFCISPFQVLYAQEARPYSLFTLVILFSGASLLWAMRTQKWIAWLIFSISLAIGLYSQLFFLFVIGGYFAYIFLVESFRFTPKIKAFLIATIAGFFIFLPWLVTVLIHLANFKEKSSWVKNHTLSILGAIRLWSENISLSFIDPRTSEYLGFGKFGFYFLIPPILFLAIYSLYYLCTRTSKHIYLFVITLIFSTALPLIAADLILGGNRQVWPRYLIPCFLGIQISISYLLTSKIWLLEPTQNAHKRHFWLLSGASLVTLGVIFCLVISQAETWWNKYGGEVTLAITQTINQSRNPLVIVNRNRPNSVLYFSLNPQVNLLFVDDEKLEFSRFPTESSIFLLNPTDNLKDNLQKQSVSLEMLAQFPDPGPVAAKPTELWKVKVP
- a CDS encoding acyltransferase — encoded protein: MNLKWGVLKNMSLLPINVNSLSQVVSANKQVNNLEGFDFLRAFFSIAIVALHAELLKLGPVKLSNILVANVAYLAVPVFFQISLFLFYIKSEVSGSSYFFKKRLPKLVSLYLFWVTSKIIFDTLLNGNVEALRNNLSSPRRLFEFIVSGCNSPLYFFFSLIFITFLTEIVILLVGRIRKPTIKIAYTYFLLILACALIVIFGVCSQFVDSSNESSSRLFQVLANLGKWDYNPLNFLPYIFTASIAVKDFRSMESTGKAVNLKPKVYTLLFLFILFSFIEWKYFNDLLHYARLSLVFGSWLLLYFALLSNGKPSQMVKFISGCSLGIYTLHLFFTHGLLASQLNVFSHISQLFPGLATIAEFLVALFGSVILTLIFRRAKFLRRFV